From Pseudomonas sp. LS1212, the proteins below share one genomic window:
- a CDS encoding beta-agarase: MIRRSLPAVFALLFATPSWAAQQTLFNFVRPADVVQVATENASLPQSNAEQTAEGEVLRRVVFNPVERPSLRLTPQSGVWDWSAASAMTLRIQSAMNWALTVDVTIQSSDGKALTSRVDLPAGPAQTLLVPLRTSTPLTHGMRAGPPMPWQQDGQRLLLASSVGELDLSKVVSVTLSMNKPAVAQSILLERFGVQDSDELPKAAYSAIVDSYGQHTRSKWPEKVGSDEQLKTAASKEQQVLKTWLAERAKQPLDKFGGWTQGPGFEAKGFFRTEKRDGRWYLVTPEGHPFYSLGVNAVAADGGKTYVAGREWMFSGLPQGEEPLAHYYGESDNRDGNGSSRDRGYNSGRWYDFYAANLARANAQPCVKTAEAAAGTAEAGKVDAAQVETASEQPQATNCPPPTFDAKRWQGHTLDRLQAWGFNTLGNWSDPGLMKNDRVPYTLPLSIVGDYASISTGSDWWGGMPDPFDPRFAMATERAVAIAARDHRDDPWLIGYFADNELAWAGPGDDPKARYALAYGTLRLTTDVPAKRAFLKQLRDKYRNQAGLSKAWGIDLPAWELMEDPGFEPPLPSPEHPEIEADFKHFQRVFADTYFKTISDSLNWHAPNHLLLGGRFAVSTPEAVDACAQYCDVLSFNFYTPKPQDGYDFGRLKALDKPLLVSEFHFGSRDRGPFSPGVMEVAREEDRGSAYAAFLKAAMEEPSIVGAHWFQYLDQPVTGRLLDGENGHFGLVGITDVPFQGFVGAVRKSNLQTLQQVGKTAAAAVPDAPAEQVKDNVQVPAETVDQTVPEQ, from the coding sequence ATGATTCGCCGTTCGTTGCCCGCTGTATTTGCACTGTTGTTCGCTACCCCGTCGTGGGCGGCCCAGCAGACGCTGTTCAACTTCGTTCGCCCTGCCGATGTGGTTCAGGTGGCGACTGAAAATGCCAGCCTGCCACAGTCCAACGCGGAGCAGACGGCCGAAGGCGAGGTATTGCGTCGGGTGGTGTTCAACCCTGTCGAACGCCCGAGCCTGCGCCTGACACCGCAAAGCGGCGTGTGGGACTGGTCCGCGGCAAGCGCCATGACCCTGCGAATCCAGAGCGCGATGAATTGGGCGCTGACCGTCGATGTGACGATCCAGAGCAGTGATGGCAAGGCCCTGACCAGCCGGGTCGACCTGCCGGCCGGCCCCGCGCAGACATTGCTGGTGCCATTGCGCACCAGTACGCCACTGACTCACGGCATGCGTGCCGGGCCCCCCATGCCCTGGCAGCAGGACGGTCAACGCCTGTTGTTGGCCAGCAGTGTCGGCGAGCTGGACCTGAGCAAGGTGGTCTCGGTGACCTTGTCAATGAACAAGCCGGCCGTGGCCCAGAGCATCCTGCTCGAGCGCTTTGGGGTGCAGGATAGCGATGAGCTGCCGAAAGCGGCCTATAGCGCCATTGTCGATAGCTATGGCCAGCACACGCGCAGCAAATGGCCGGAAAAAGTCGGCAGCGATGAACAGCTCAAAACGGCCGCGAGCAAGGAGCAGCAGGTACTCAAGACCTGGCTCGCCGAACGCGCCAAGCAGCCTCTGGACAAGTTCGGTGGCTGGACGCAGGGGCCGGGATTCGAGGCCAAGGGCTTTTTCCGTACCGAAAAACGCGACGGGCGCTGGTACCTGGTAACGCCAGAGGGGCACCCGTTTTATTCGCTGGGGGTCAATGCCGTTGCAGCCGATGGCGGCAAGACTTATGTCGCCGGTCGCGAATGGATGTTCTCGGGGCTGCCCCAGGGAGAAGAGCCGTTGGCTCATTACTACGGTGAGAGCGACAACCGCGATGGTAATGGTTCTTCCAGGGACAGAGGCTACAACAGCGGGCGCTGGTACGATTTCTACGCCGCCAACCTGGCCCGCGCCAATGCCCAACCTTGTGTGAAAACCGCTGAAGCGGCAGCAGGCACTGCCGAAGCCGGCAAGGTCGATGCTGCTCAGGTCGAAACTGCCAGCGAGCAACCGCAAGCCACAAACTGCCCGCCACCCACTTTCGATGCCAAGCGCTGGCAGGGCCATACCCTCGATCGTCTGCAGGCCTGGGGTTTCAACACCCTGGGTAACTGGAGCGACCCTGGTCTGATGAAAAACGATCGCGTGCCTTACACGTTGCCACTGTCGATCGTCGGCGACTACGCCAGTATCAGCACAGGTTCCGATTGGTGGGGCGGCATGCCAGACCCGTTCGATCCGCGCTTTGCCATGGCCACCGAGCGGGCCGTGGCCATTGCTGCCCGTGATCACCGTGACGACCCTTGGCTGATCGGTTACTTCGCCGACAACGAACTGGCCTGGGCCGGCCCCGGCGACGATCCGAAAGCGCGCTACGCCTTGGCGTACGGCACACTGCGCTTGACCACCGACGTGCCGGCCAAGCGCGCCTTCCTCAAACAACTGCGCGACAAATACCGTAACCAGGCCGGTCTGTCCAAGGCCTGGGGTATCGATCTTCCAGCGTGGGAATTGATGGAAGACCCAGGCTTCGAGCCGCCACTGCCAAGCCCTGAGCACCCGGAGATCGAGGCTGACTTCAAGCACTTCCAGCGGGTGTTTGCCGATACCTACTTCAAGACCATTTCCGATTCGCTGAATTGGCACGCGCCCAATCACCTGTTGCTGGGCGGCCGCTTTGCCGTGAGCACGCCAGAAGCGGTCGATGCCTGCGCCCAATACTGTGATGTCCTGAGCTTCAATTTCTACACGCCGAAGCCGCAGGATGGCTATGATTTCGGCCGCTTGAAAGCGTTGGACAAGCCCTTGCTGGTCAGCGAATTCCATTTCGGTTCGCGTGATCGTGGGCCCTTCTCGCCAGGTGTGATGGAGGTGGCCAGGGAAGAAGACCGCGGCAGCGCTTATGCCGCGTTCCTCAAGGCCGCCATGGAAGAGCCGTCCATTGTCGGTGCGCACTGGTTCCAGTACCTCGATCAACCTGTGACCGGACGTTTGCTCGATGGCGAAAACGGCCACTTCGGTCTGGTCGGGATTACCGATGTGCCCTTCCAGGGCTTCGTCGGCGCCGTGCGCAAAAGCAACCTGCAAACCCTGCAACAAGTGGGCAAGACGGCCGCGGCCGCAGTGCCTGATGCACCAGCGGAGCAGGTCAAGGACAATGTTCAGGTGCCTGCAGAGACGGTCGATCAGACGGTTCCCGAGCAATGA
- the nhaA gene encoding Na+/H+ antiporter NhaA has protein sequence MPLRSTFTRFFQLEAASGLLLIAAAALALIINNSPLSFLYNGLLDTPVVAQVGALKIAKPLLLWINDGLMALFFLLIGLEVKREIIDGHLSRPAQVILPGAAAIGGMVVPALIYWAMNKDNPPAVAGWAIPMATDIAFALGVLALLGKRVPTSLKLFLMTLAIIDDLGAIIVIALFYSGELSSLSLMLAAACLVALVAMNRLGVVKLGPYMIIGLILWVCVLKSGVHATLAGVTLALCIPLRTRNAEPSPLLSLEHALHPWVAFGILPLFAFANAGVSLAGITLESFTHPVPMGIAVGLVAGKTLGVFGLTWLAVKAGIAALPTSANWGQVLGVSILCGIGFTMSLFVGSLAFQPGVSEYAGMDRMGILTGSIIAALVGYGITAMASRKNVTA, from the coding sequence TTGCCTCTGCGTAGCACTTTCACACGGTTCTTTCAGTTGGAAGCTGCCAGCGGTCTGTTATTGATTGCAGCTGCAGCCCTTGCCCTGATCATCAACAACTCACCGCTGTCGTTCCTTTACAACGGCTTGCTGGATACACCGGTCGTGGCCCAGGTCGGCGCGCTGAAAATCGCCAAGCCATTGTTGCTATGGATCAACGACGGCCTGATGGCCCTGTTCTTCCTGCTGATTGGCCTCGAGGTCAAGCGCGAGATCATCGACGGCCACTTGTCCAGGCCTGCGCAGGTGATCCTGCCGGGTGCTGCGGCCATTGGCGGGATGGTGGTACCCGCCCTGATCTATTGGGCAATGAACAAGGACAACCCGCCCGCCGTGGCTGGCTGGGCAATTCCCATGGCGACCGATATCGCTTTCGCCCTGGGCGTGCTCGCCCTGCTGGGCAAGCGCGTGCCGACTTCGCTCAAGCTTTTCCTGATGACCCTGGCCATCATCGATGACCTGGGCGCGATCATTGTTATCGCCCTGTTCTACTCGGGTGAATTGTCGAGCCTGTCTCTGATGCTGGCCGCGGCCTGTCTGGTCGCGCTCGTGGCGATGAACCGGCTGGGCGTGGTCAAACTCGGCCCGTACATGATCATCGGGCTTATCCTTTGGGTCTGCGTCCTCAAGAGCGGCGTGCATGCAACCCTGGCCGGGGTGACGCTGGCATTGTGCATTCCGCTGCGGACCCGCAATGCCGAACCCTCGCCCTTGCTGAGCCTGGAACATGCACTGCACCCCTGGGTGGCCTTCGGCATCCTCCCGCTGTTCGCATTCGCCAATGCCGGCGTATCGCTGGCCGGTATCACTCTGGAGAGCTTCACCCACCCTGTTCCAATGGGGATCGCCGTCGGCCTGGTGGCGGGCAAGACCCTGGGCGTGTTCGGCCTCACCTGGCTGGCAGTCAAGGCCGGTATCGCCGCCTTGCCGACGAGCGCCAACTGGGGCCAGGTACTGGGGGTCTCGATACTCTGCGGCATCGGTTTCACCATGAGCCTGTTCGTCGGTTCGCTGGCTTTCCAACCTGGTGTCAGCGAGTACGCCGGCATGGATCGCATGGGTATCCTGACCGGTTCGATCATCGCCGCCCTGGTGGGCTATGGAATAACCGCCATGGCCAGCCGGAAAAACGTCACTGCTTGA
- a CDS encoding OmpA family protein, with translation MSSHKSLALALCLAVTGCAQTPHNSAAGGGIDLWPFGSDKTADEKAKDIAGAKAAEAQARVAAAAAAEKIAPPAAKDASAKADTGGSWWWPFGDKKEAVKAVPKIDHKVTQAWLDSYEPRLREAIKGSKFELERRENVLVITAPVDSSFNPDRPAMLLPIILGPITRVAKIIETDSKTAVLVLGHADTSGAGPVNQKLSQERAQSIAAIFRLSGLERNRLSLRGMGSVMPRAANDSLQGRALNRRVEMLVTPQDTMLALLNQYKQPTPSAAELAAAQDSKFVAKTPEKAPVKASGKASASKKASTAKKAAPTKTTVAKKAASPAKASAKKATETKKVATTTKTN, from the coding sequence ATGTCCTCTCATAAATCGCTTGCTCTTGCGCTTTGCCTGGCTGTTACGGGCTGTGCTCAAACTCCACACAACTCTGCTGCCGGAGGCGGCATTGACTTGTGGCCTTTTGGTTCGGACAAGACTGCCGATGAAAAAGCCAAGGACATTGCAGGCGCCAAGGCAGCCGAAGCCCAAGCCAGGGTAGCTGCCGCCGCCGCCGCGGAAAAAATCGCTCCCCCTGCTGCAAAGGACGCGAGTGCCAAGGCCGACACTGGAGGCAGCTGGTGGTGGCCTTTCGGCGACAAGAAAGAGGCGGTCAAGGCTGTTCCAAAAATTGACCACAAGGTCACCCAGGCCTGGCTCGACAGTTACGAGCCACGTTTGCGCGAAGCGATCAAGGGCAGCAAGTTCGAGCTGGAGCGCCGCGAGAATGTGCTGGTCATCACCGCCCCGGTCGATAGCTCGTTCAACCCCGATCGTCCGGCCATGCTGCTGCCGATTATCCTTGGTCCGATCACGCGAGTGGCCAAAATCATCGAGACGGACTCCAAGACCGCAGTATTGGTATTGGGCCATGCCGACACCAGCGGCGCCGGGCCAGTCAATCAGAAGTTGAGTCAGGAGCGAGCTCAGTCGATCGCCGCGATTTTCCGCCTCAGCGGTCTGGAACGTAATCGCCTTTCGCTGCGCGGCATGGGTTCGGTCATGCCACGCGCCGCCAACGACAGCCTGCAGGGTCGTGCGTTGAACCGTCGGGTAGAAATGCTGGTGACGCCGCAAGACACCATGCTGGCATTGCTTAACCAGTACAAGCAGCCGACCCCGTCGGCAGCCGAATTGGCCGCGGCCCAGGACAGCAAGTTTGTGGCGAAAACGCCGGAAAAAGCACCGGTAAAAGCTTCCGGCAAGGCCTCTGCGAGCAAGAAAGCCAGCACCGCGAAGAAAGCCGCGCCGACCAAGACAACCGTCGCCAAGAAAGCGGCCTCACCGGCCAAGGCTTCTGCCAAGAAAGCTACGGAAACGAAAAAGGTCGCGACTACGACCAAGACCAACTGA
- the pdxH gene encoding pyridoxamine 5'-phosphate oxidase, producing the protein MTQTLAAMRREYARDGLTEAQAPAEPFKLFRQWFEQAVKTEQVPVEANSMMLATVDRDGRPHCRVLLLKGLDDLGFTFFTNYDSAKGQQLAANPFAAMTFFWPALERQVRIEGRVEMVTPEESDAYYQVRPLGSRLGAWASPQSQVIADRAELEGLLKATEQRFNDAQPHCPEHWGGYRLLPERIEFWQGRPSRLHDRLNYRLLDNAWQRERLAP; encoded by the coding sequence ATGACCCAGACCCTGGCCGCTATGCGCCGTGAGTATGCCCGCGATGGCCTGACCGAAGCCCAGGCGCCTGCCGAACCTTTCAAGCTGTTTCGCCAATGGTTCGAACAGGCCGTCAAGACCGAACAGGTGCCGGTCGAGGCCAACTCCATGATGCTGGCCACTGTAGATCGGGACGGTCGGCCGCACTGCCGGGTACTGTTGCTCAAGGGCCTGGACGACCTGGGTTTCACCTTTTTCACCAACTACGATAGCGCCAAGGGCCAGCAGCTGGCGGCCAACCCCTTCGCTGCCATGACCTTTTTCTGGCCGGCCCTGGAGCGTCAGGTGCGTATCGAAGGCAGGGTGGAGATGGTCACGCCAGAAGAGTCCGACGCCTATTATCAGGTTCGGCCCTTGGGCAGCCGCCTGGGCGCCTGGGCTTCACCGCAGAGCCAGGTCATCGCCGACCGGGCCGAGCTTGAGGGCTTGCTCAAGGCCACCGAGCAGCGTTTCAACGATGCTCAACCCCATTGCCCCGAGCATTGGGGCGGCTACCGTCTGCTGCCCGAGCGCATCGAGTTCTGGCAGGGTCGCCCGAGCCGTCTGCATGATCGCCTCAATTACCGTCTGCTGGACAATGCCTGGCAACGCGAGCGTCTGGCGCCTTAA
- a CDS encoding COG3650 family protein, translating into MRAARSVLFVALLPLFAGCQMFADKPTNATAGMTRMQGVLKGEGGHLLFQPCQEQRRFMVNDTGNTGVLQEASAQASKPGTIFVDLLGSFAANKGGGNDGQLNLHQVYRIERAASACEDPNFKRLTLRASGHTPNWDLKVSGKGMVLEREGQQPLALPYLEEQLPDGRFNLTSEANDQRIELWVAPQRCVDSVTGGVQHLTAELRVNGQTQRGCAYYGGSRNE; encoded by the coding sequence ATGCGCGCTGCCCGTTCCGTACTCTTTGTTGCCTTGCTGCCCCTGTTCGCCGGTTGCCAGATGTTCGCCGATAAACCGACGAACGCCACCGCCGGCATGACCCGCATGCAGGGTGTACTCAAGGGCGAAGGCGGTCACCTGCTGTTTCAGCCCTGCCAGGAACAACGGCGCTTCATGGTCAACGACACCGGCAATACCGGCGTACTGCAGGAAGCTTCCGCGCAGGCAAGCAAGCCCGGCACGATCTTCGTCGACCTGCTCGGCAGTTTTGCCGCGAACAAGGGTGGCGGCAACGACGGTCAACTGAATCTTCATCAGGTCTATCGCATCGAGCGTGCGGCCAGCGCCTGCGAAGACCCGAACTTCAAGCGCCTGACCCTGCGTGCCAGCGGCCACACGCCGAACTGGGATCTGAAAGTCAGCGGCAAGGGCATGGTCCTGGAGCGTGAAGGCCAGCAGCCACTGGCCTTGCCTTACCTGGAAGAACAACTGCCTGACGGGCGCTTCAACCTGACCAGTGAGGCCAACGACCAGCGTATCGAGTTGTGGGTTGCGCCGCAGCGCTGCGTCGATAGCGTCACCGGCGGCGTGCAACACCTCACGGCCGAACTGCGGGTCAACGGCCAGACCCAACGCGGCTGCGCCTACTATGGCGGTTCGCGCAACGAATGA
- a CDS encoding serine hydrolase domain-containing protein: protein MQIQGHFELKFEAVREAFAALFDDPQERGAALCIQIGGETVLDLWAGTADKDGKEAWHSDTIANLFSCTKAFTAVTALQLVAEGKLQLDVPVARYWPEFAAAGKQAITLRQLLCHQAGLPALRELLPPEALYQWQTMVDALAAEAPWWTPGEGHGYAAITYGWLIGELIRRADGRGPGESIVARVARPLGLDFHVGLADEEFYRVAHIARSKGNLGDEAAQRLLQVTMREPEAMSTRAFTNPPSILTSTNKPEWRRMQQPAANGHGNARSLAGFYSGLLDGSLLEFELLEEMTREHSIGQDKTLLTQTRFGLGCMLDQPQVPNATFGLGAKAFGHPGAGGSVGFADPEHDVAFGFVTNTLGPYVLMDPRAQKLVRVLGSCLS from the coding sequence GTGCAGATTCAGGGCCATTTCGAACTCAAGTTCGAAGCCGTGCGCGAAGCCTTTGCCGCGCTCTTCGATGATCCACAAGAGCGCGGGGCGGCGCTGTGTATCCAGATCGGCGGGGAAACCGTGCTCGATCTCTGGGCAGGCACCGCCGACAAGGACGGTAAGGAGGCCTGGCACAGCGACACCATTGCCAACCTGTTCTCCTGCACCAAGGCCTTCACGGCGGTCACTGCGCTGCAGTTGGTCGCCGAGGGCAAACTGCAATTGGATGTGCCGGTCGCCCGCTATTGGCCGGAGTTCGCTGCAGCCGGGAAGCAGGCCATCACCTTGCGGCAATTGCTCTGCCACCAGGCAGGTTTGCCGGCGCTGCGTGAATTGCTGCCTCCCGAGGCCCTGTATCAATGGCAAACCATGGTCGACGCACTGGCCGCTGAAGCCCCCTGGTGGACCCCTGGGGAAGGGCATGGCTATGCCGCCATTACGTATGGCTGGTTGATCGGCGAGCTGATTCGCCGCGCCGACGGACGCGGGCCGGGCGAGTCGATCGTGGCCCGGGTTGCGCGACCGCTGGGGCTGGATTTCCATGTCGGCCTGGCCGATGAAGAATTCTACCGGGTTGCCCATATCGCTCGAAGCAAGGGTAACCTGGGCGATGAGGCGGCCCAGCGTCTGCTGCAGGTCACGATGCGTGAACCTGAGGCCATGTCCACGCGGGCCTTCACCAACCCGCCGTCGATCCTCACCAGTACCAACAAGCCGGAATGGCGGCGCATGCAGCAACCTGCCGCCAACGGCCATGGCAATGCACGCAGCCTGGCCGGCTTCTATAGCGGCTTGCTCGATGGCAGCCTGCTGGAATTCGAATTGCTCGAGGAGATGACCCGCGAACACAGCATTGGCCAGGACAAGACCCTGCTGACCCAGACCCGCTTCGGCCTGGGTTGCATGCTCGATCAACCCCAGGTGCCGAATGCGACCTTCGGCCTGGGCGCCAAGGCTTTTGGCCACCCGGGTGCCGGTGGTTCGGTCGGTTTCGCCGACCCTGAACATGACGTGGCATTTGGCTTTGTGACCAATACCCTTGGGCCGTACGTCCTGATGGATCCACGGGCACAGAAGCTGGTACGTGTTTTGGGAAGCTGCCTGTCATAG
- a CDS encoding glycine zipper 2TM domain-containing protein, with the protein MRKSVLLVASFTTMSLLLGGCASNLSGDSYSRDEARRVQTVRMGTIESLRPVKIEGTKTPIGSGAGAIVGGVAGSSVGDGRGSIVAAVIGAVAGGLIGSASEEGLTRTQGVEITVREDDGSMRAYVQQVQENEIFRVGERVRIMTVDGTSRVAH; encoded by the coding sequence ATGCGTAAATCTGTATTGCTGGTTGCGTCCTTCACCACGATGTCGCTGTTGCTGGGCGGCTGCGCCTCGAACCTGAGCGGCGACTCCTATTCCCGTGACGAGGCGCGCAGGGTGCAGACCGTACGCATGGGCACCATCGAATCGCTGCGTCCCGTGAAAATCGAAGGTACCAAGACCCCTATCGGCAGCGGTGCCGGTGCGATTGTCGGTGGCGTGGCAGGTAGCTCGGTGGGTGACGGTCGCGGCAGTATCGTCGCGGCGGTCATCGGCGCAGTGGCCGGTGGCCTGATCGGTTCGGCCTCTGAAGAAGGCCTGACTCGTACCCAGGGTGTAGAAATCACCGTGCGTGAAGATGACGGCAGCATGCGTGCCTATGTGCAGCAGGTTCAGGAAAACGAGATTTTCCGGGTCGGCGAGCGTGTGCGAATCATGACCGTCGACGGTACCAGCCGCGTCGCGCACTGA
- a CDS encoding NAD(P)/FAD-dependent oxidoreductase produces MLRITELKLPLDHPDEALRPAIVQRLGIADDELLEFTLFKRSYDARKKSSELQFIYTIDLHVRDEAALLRKFSEDRNVNQAPDVSYKPVGHAPEGLSERPVVVGFGPCGIFAGLLLAQMGFKPIVLERGTEVRQRTKDTWGLWRKSVLNPESNVQFGEGGAGTFSDGKLYSQIKDPRHHGRKVLHEFVKAGAPEEILYVSKPHIGTFRLTGMVETMRHEIQALGGEIRFQQKVTDVLIDDGQLHGVVLENGEQIASRHVVLALGHSARDTFRMLHGRGVFMEAKPFSIGFRIEHPQSLIDKARLGKYAGHPKLGAADYKLVHHAKNGRSVYSFCMCPGGTVVAATSEPGRVVTNGMSQYSRNERNANSGIVVGITPEDYPGGPLAGIELQERLEAHAYVLGGSNYEAPAQLVGDFVAGRPSTELGSVEPSYKPGVALGDLALALPQYAIEAIREALPAFDKQIRGFGQHDAVLTGIETRTSSPLRLTRDESLQSLNVKGLFPAGEGAGYAGGILSAGVDGIRIAEAVARSMLGLKD; encoded by the coding sequence ATGTTACGAATCACTGAACTGAAATTGCCACTGGATCATCCTGACGAAGCCCTGCGCCCTGCCATCGTGCAGCGGTTGGGGATCGCCGATGATGAGCTGCTGGAATTCACCCTGTTCAAGCGCAGCTACGATGCGCGCAAGAAGTCTTCCGAACTGCAATTCATCTACACCATCGATCTGCACGTGCGCGATGAAGCCGCGCTGCTGCGCAAGTTCAGCGAAGACCGCAACGTCAACCAGGCACCGGATGTCAGCTACAAGCCCGTGGGCCATGCGCCGGAAGGCTTGAGCGAGCGCCCGGTGGTGGTTGGCTTCGGCCCCTGCGGCATTTTCGCCGGTTTGCTGCTGGCGCAGATGGGTTTCAAGCCGATCGTGCTTGAGCGCGGCACCGAAGTGCGCCAGCGCACCAAAGACACCTGGGGGCTGTGGCGCAAGAGCGTGCTCAACCCCGAGTCCAACGTCCAGTTCGGCGAGGGCGGCGCCGGCACCTTCTCCGACGGCAAGCTCTACAGCCAGATCAAGGACCCCAGGCACCACGGCCGCAAGGTCCTGCACGAGTTCGTCAAGGCGGGCGCCCCGGAGGAAATCCTCTACGTCAGCAAGCCGCATATCGGGACCTTCCGCCTGACCGGCATGGTCGAGACCATGCGCCACGAGATCCAGGCGCTGGGCGGTGAAATCCGCTTCCAGCAGAAGGTCACCGACGTGTTGATCGACGACGGGCAACTGCACGGCGTGGTGCTGGAAAATGGCGAACAGATCGCCTCGCGTCACGTGGTCCTGGCACTGGGCCACAGCGCTCGCGACACGTTCCGCATGCTGCATGGCCGCGGTGTGTTCATGGAAGCCAAACCCTTCTCGATCGGTTTTCGCATCGAGCATCCGCAGTCGCTGATCGACAAGGCGCGCCTGGGCAAATATGCCGGCCACCCGAAACTCGGCGCAGCCGACTACAAGCTGGTGCATCACGCCAAGAACGGTCGTTCGGTGTACAGCTTCTGCATGTGCCCGGGCGGTACCGTGGTGGCGGCCACTTCCGAGCCAGGCCGGGTCGTGACCAACGGCATGAGCCAGTACTCGCGTAACGAGCGCAATGCCAACTCGGGCATCGTCGTCGGAATCACGCCAGAAGATTACCCGGGCGGCCCGCTGGCCGGGATCGAGCTGCAAGAGCGCCTGGAAGCCCACGCCTATGTCCTGGGCGGCAGCAACTACGAGGCACCGGCGCAACTGGTCGGCGACTTCGTCGCTGGCCGGCCTTCTACCGAGCTGGGTAGCGTAGAGCCGTCCTATAAGCCCGGCGTCGCCCTCGGCGACCTGGCGTTGGCCTTGCCGCAATATGCCATCGAAGCCATCCGCGAAGCCTTGCCTGCATTCGACAAGCAGATTCGTGGCTTCGGCCAGCATGACGCGGTATTGACCGGTATCGAAACCCGGACCTCATCGCCGCTGCGTCTCACCCGCGACGAGTCCTTGCAGAGCCTTAACGTCAAGGGCTTGTTCCCGGCTGGCGAAGGTGCCGGTTATGCCGGTGGCATTCTGTCTGCCGGAGTCGATGGCATTCGCATTGCCGAGGCCGTGGCGCGCAGCATGCTGGGCTTGAAAGACTGA
- a CDS encoding PLP-dependent cysteine synthase family protein, with protein sequence MSENRQWAREAIRIIEADFQRSADTHLIPLPLAGFPEVEFYFKDESSHPTGSLKHRLARSLFLYALCNGWLHPGAPVIEASSGSTAISEAYFARLLGLPFIAVMPATTSQEKIAQIAFYGGQSHLVDDPTQIYAESERLARESGGHFMDQFTYAERATDWRANNNIAESIFSQLCYERHTEPTWLISSPGTGGTTATLGRYVRYRQHCTRVLCADAERSVFFDYYQSGDASLRLDCGSRIEGIGRPRVEASFLPRVIDAMVKVPDALSLAAMHYLAGRLGRRVGGSSGTNLIGALIAAQQMKAAGESGSIVAILCDGGERYATTYYEPSWLQAQGYQLDALIASVAACADEGKALPATVLRAGI encoded by the coding sequence ATGAGCGAGAACCGCCAATGGGCGCGCGAAGCGATACGCATCATCGAAGCGGACTTCCAGCGCAGTGCCGACACGCACTTGATCCCATTGCCGCTGGCGGGCTTTCCCGAGGTAGAGTTTTATTTCAAGGATGAATCCAGTCATCCCACCGGCAGCCTCAAGCATCGACTGGCGCGCTCGCTGTTCCTGTATGCCTTGTGCAATGGCTGGCTGCACCCCGGCGCGCCGGTCATCGAAGCCTCCAGTGGCTCCACGGCCATCTCCGAAGCGTACTTTGCCAGGTTGCTCGGGCTGCCCTTCATTGCCGTGATGCCCGCGACCACCTCCCAGGAAAAAATCGCCCAGATCGCTTTCTACGGGGGCCAGAGCCATCTGGTTGACGACCCGACGCAGATCTATGCCGAGTCCGAACGCCTGGCCCGGGAAAGCGGCGGCCATTTCATGGACCAGTTCACCTACGCCGAGCGGGCCACCGACTGGCGGGCGAACAACAACATCGCCGAGTCGATTTTTTCCCAGCTGTGCTACGAGCGCCATACCGAACCCACCTGGCTGATCTCAAGCCCCGGCACCGGTGGTACTACGGCGACGCTGGGGCGTTATGTGCGTTATCGGCAGCACTGCACCCGGGTGCTCTGCGCCGATGCCGAGCGCTCGGTGTTCTTCGATTATTACCAGAGCGGCGACGCGAGCTTGCGCCTGGATTGCGGTTCGCGGATCGAGGGTATCGGCCGTCCACGGGTCGAGGCCTCGTTCCTGCCCCGGGTCATCGATGCAATGGTCAAAGTGCCGGATGCGCTATCGCTGGCAGCCATGCATTACCTGGCAGGGCGCCTTGGACGGCGAGTGGGTGGTTCGAGCGGGACCAATCTGATCGGTGCACTGATAGCAGCGCAGCAAATGAAAGCGGCGGGGGAGAGTGGATCGATCGTGGCGATCCTTTGCGACGGCGGCGAGCGTTACGCCACCACCTACTATGAGCCGAGTTGGTTGCAAGCCCAGGGCTATCAGCTCGATGCGCTGATAGCTTCAGTAGCGGCTTGTGCCGATGAAGGCAAAGCGTTGCCGGCGACCGTGCTGCGCGCCGGCATCTGA